Proteins from one Belonocnema kinseyi isolate 2016_QV_RU_SX_M_011 chromosome 8, B_treatae_v1, whole genome shotgun sequence genomic window:
- the LOC117178437 gene encoding uncharacterized protein LOC117178437 has translation MFLSSSLLVFFLDFLLKNVECSVISYQVKNSKTTQERKKRETINQSNSSNWIKPISDVNQDLLNVQAIIAKDEKMKDNCMTGSQNTENRHLMCAGSILTDRHILTSASCMHEATHIRHNLKAPLVVVIAPLKPDLQVIRVHSYKVHPKHDIFPEVYPHNHLHIRHNIAVIKLACSIKPQHLTKIRLPKAPYTEICSSDNCMVAVLRKVGKTSLVIYDTRAKQIPWTSRKRRSIEMAEDLRNDSNTEILSANIREKLVDTSKIQETLLLFDKREAQELLPLDKLGIVISGMKNNFSFSPNEAIIQQREVLSTSGGISMATNIANQHVFQGDSDQNKRQRLFSVRASDGVQGCPQLGSPVMFDRIQAALIATSCDDRQPGAFWKYTDIYSNSEWIVGQTSDLSIQNSKIESLESDKFAVKGCSTCIYNFFIDLTGSNDGTNCSDLNRNSNHFKMCASHKGRKRMNKQNSIPKKDETSRNLQLQNPPKQRGVRQYEINGEIRNKENENVKKTQKLHEKSSKINKHLLKNDDKNLTTDIPTDYDKGVGRGPAMDFDQDFDKDFDKKFQDEFQKDLQRDFKNYFNRKYDSGIRHKFENDDNLRNIKKPIENRLRNENSGNQDHESLKENGYKNLNSSKVVETMNPQESNDYNPLSKKFRNLRKVLARIHKSIPDKNIENVFFAGQRQILPKKEISNSGQGVEHFREEKMQSIVDRQFAVFLKDRERAANKHLNTYPGFNGYFLRKITKTITMGLKLLLLLLLLVMRYSLSQNVDNGPKVDDRFFKRSTNANLYEESIFENSVENFSYIVHENKQKEKLRGSIRDNFVEVNPSERNDTMLNSRNRQDMQTVLTKKFLSDPRFKEILKSERDLNFLTTWLMNRKQSIVGKPEKSDRKRIKRRRSKLCTVSGNELPDKVIENPASFSKRTKPNLKKRVKRKTDKFWIEKDVKGYDEALKMHAFIVRDEEVPECGSAASKITNTRYFMCSGVILNSRYVLTTATCIHYAHVYENHIDATISVLIGAVSKTTYVIKADSYEMHPKFIHNPDAQDFATHNVAIITMDCNIPKDALFMPKLPSKYEDLAHSCCSGSCKLLTVRQTPKNRHKILLMDAKHIPAADHYDDENRNRRETSTFVRKIKKENRKTATPPEFFYSEPEKNNLKPATSSRRQSDKINNFENESVGEGLGELSQKIMVETHRSNFDDEPIPVPANMTAKNEKSVDNFVKDISEKAVEQINRMLTDEESKNRVLPGISETGAEMVDQIAQTVAKSVMSNLNLTRMSTVEMLSNSLADPDAKYYNCPPLGSPIIVNKTLIGLVVYTCDDLQSWVPWKYVDVVRNLKWIKKVISYIKESPRSRIPFGEENRIDSPDTIHGNYQGQNSWSKIDDNKSPRVAVNKCFLNGDGTVFCENQGILPGN, from the exons ATGTTCCTTTCTTCGTCACTTCTCGTGTTTTTTCTTgactttcttctgaaaaatgtgGAATGTTCAGTAATTTCTTATCAAGTCAAAAATTCGAAGACCACGCAAGAGAGAAAGAAGAGAGAAACAATTAACCAATCAAACTCATCGAATTGGATAAAACCGATCTCGGATGTTAACCAGGACCTTCTGAATGTTCAAGCCATTATTGCCAAGGATGAGAAAATGAAGGACAACTGTATGACTGGTTCGCAAAATAC agaaaacagACATTTAATGTGTGCTGGTTCGATATTGACAGATCGGCACATATTAACTTCAGCTAGCTGTATGCATGAAGCAACACATATTAG acACAATTTAAAAGCACCTCTTGTTGTGGTAATTGCTCCATTGAAACCGGATCTTCAGGTGATCAGGGTTCATAGCTATAAAGTGCATCCTAAGCATGATATATTTCCCGAGGTATATCCTCACAACCATCTACATATAAGACATAACATTGCAGTAATCAAGTTAGCATGCag TATCAAACCTCAGCACTTAACTAAGATTCGACTTCCAAAAGCTCCCTACACAGAAATTTGTTCCTCTGATAACTGTATGGTCGCTGTACTCAGGAAAGttggaaaa acatcgcttgttatttatgatactCGTGCAAAACAAATCCCCTGGACTTCGAGGAAACGAAGATCGATAGAAATGGCTGAAGATTTACGAAATGATTCGAACACTGAAATATTATCTGCCAATATTCGAGAAAAATTGGTGGACACGTCGAAAATTCAAGAAACACTTTTGTTGTTCGATAAGAGAGAAGCCCAAGAACTATTGCCTCTTGATAAATTAGGAATAGTCATATCtgggatgaaaaataattttagttttagtcCCAATGAAGCAATTATTCAGCAGAGAGAAGTACTATCTACTTCGGGAG gaatttcaatgGCCACCAATATTGCTAATCAACATGTCTTTCAAGGCGATTCTGATCAAAATAAGAGACAAAGATTATTTTCTGTTAGAGCAAGTGATGGGGTTCAAGGATGTCCTCAGTTAGGATCTCCTGTCATGTTTGACAGAATTCAA GCAGCTTTGATAGCAACATCCTGTGACGATAGACAACCGGGAGCATTTTGGAAGTACACAGACATTTATTCTAATTCTGAGTGGATCGTTGGACAAACTTCAGATTTGAgtattcaaaactcaaaaattgaatCTCTAGAATCTGATAAATTTGCTGTAAAAGGTTGTAGTACAtgcatctacaatttttttatagacctAACTGGTTCTAACGATGGAACCAACTGTAGTGACCTTAACCGaaattcgaatcatttcaaaATGTGTGCTTCACATAAGGGTCGAAAGAGgatgaataaacaaaattcaattccaaaaaaagATGAGACTTCGAGGAATCTTCAGTTACAGAATCCTCCTAAACAAAGAGGAGTTAGACAATATGAAATTAACGGTGAAATTAggaataaagaaaatgaaaatgttaagaaaaccCAGAAGCTTCATGAAAAGTCttccaaaattaataaacatCTTCTAAAGAATGATGATAAAAATTTGACTACAGATATCCCTACAGATTACGACAAAGGTGTGGGCAGGGGTCCCGCGATGGATTTCGACCAAGATTTCGATAAAGATTTCGATAAGAAATTCCAGGATGAGTTTCAGAAGGATTtacaaagggattttaaaaattattttaataggaaATATGATAGTGGTATTAGGCACAAATTTGAGAACGATGATAATTTACGAAACATTAAGAAGCCAATTGAAAATCGATTGAGGAATGAAAATTCAGGTAATCAGGATCATGAAAGTTTGAAGGAAAATGGATACAAAAATCTTAATTCTTCCAAGGTAGTGGAGACGATGAACCCTCAAGAAAGCAATGACTATAATCCACTCTCGAAGAAGTTCCGTAACCTACGGAAGGTATTGGCTCGCATCCACAAGTCCATTCCGGATAAGAAtatcgaaaatgttttctttgcggGCCAAAGACAAATTTTGCCAAAGAAGGAAATTTCGAATTCAGGTCAGGGAGTGGAGCATTTTAGAGAAGAAAAGATGCAGTCAATTGTGGACAGACAATTCGCGGTTTTCCTTAAGGATAGAGAAAGAGCAGCAAATAAACATCTTAATACATATCCTGgatttaatggatatttt TTACGGAAAATTACAAAAACGATCACCATGGGACTGAAACTGTTACTGCTTCTACTGTTACTAGTGATGCGTTACAGTCTCTCCCAGAACGTTGATAACGGTCCGAAAGTTGACGACAGATTTTTCAAAAGGTCGACGAACGCAAATTTGTACGAGGAAAGTATCTTTGAAAATTCGGTGGAAAATTTCAGTTACATCGttcatgaaaataaacaaaaggaGAAACTGCGAGGATCAATTCGTGACAATTTTGTCGAG gtAAATCCCTCAGAAAGAAATGACACGATGCTAAATTCTCGAAATCGGCAAGACATGCAAACAGTCCTTACGAAAAAATTCCTATCTGATCCAAGattcaaggaaattttaaaatctgaacgtgatttgaattttctaacgaCATGGTTGATGAATCGCAAACAGTCAATCGTTGGGAAGCCGGAAAAGTCAGACAGGAAGAGAATCAAGCGTAGGAGAAGTAAATTGTGCACCGTTAGCGGCAATGAACTTCCAGACAAAGTTATTGAGAATCCCGCTTCCTTTTCCAAAAGAAcaaaaccaaatttgaaaaaaagagttaaaagaaaaacagacaaattttggATTGAGAAAGATGTTAAAGGGTATGACGAAGCTCTCAAAATGCATGCTTTTATTGTTCGAGATGAAGAAGTTCCAGAGTGTGGAAGCGCTGCCAGCAAAATCAC GAACACTCGTTATTTTATGTGCAGTGGAGTTATTCTCAACAGCAGATACGTACTAACGACTGCAACGTGTATCCATTATGCACACGTTTATGA gaACCACATTGATGCTACTATTTCGGTTTTAATTGGCGCGGTATCAAAAACAACTTATGTTATAAAAGCAGATAGTTATGAAATGCATCCAAAATTTATACATAATCCAGATGCGCAAGACTTTGCTACTCACAATGTTGCTATCATCACAATGGACTGCAA caTTCCTAAAGACGCTCTTTTTATGCCCAAACTCCCGTCAAAATACGAAGATCTGGCTCACTCATGTTGTTCAGGAAGTTGCAAACTGTTAACAGTTCGGCAAACACCAAAA aaCAGGCACAAAATCCTGTTGATGGATGCCAAGCACATTCCCGCAGCAGATCACTACGATGACGAAAATAGAAATCGAAGAGAAACGTCtacttttgtaagaaaaataaaaaaagaaaaccgaAAAACTGCAACCCCTCCTGAGTTTTTCTATAGCGAACCTGAAAAAAACAACCTGAAACCCG CCACTTCTAGTAGAAGACAATCAGATAAGATCAACaactttgaaaatgaaagtg ttggtGAAGGCCTGGGAGAATTATCTCAAAAGATAATGGTAGAAACGCACCGATCAAATTTTGACGATGAACCGATACCTGTACCTGCTAACATGACGGCCAAAAATGAAAAGTCTGTCGATAACTTCGTAAAAGATATTTCTGAAAAAGCTGTGGAACAAATAAATAGAATGTTGACTGACGAAGAATCGAAAAATAGGGTTTTGCCAGGCATTAGTGAAACTGGAGCCGAGATGGTAGATCAAATTGCTCAAACTGTTGCAAAATCTGTGATGTCAAATTTAAATCTTACGCGAATGTCGACAGTCGAGATGCTGAGCAATTCTTTAGCCGATCCAGATGCTAAATATTACAATTGTCCACCATTGGGATCACCAATCATCGTAAACAAGACTCTG ataGGATTGGTGGTATACACTTGTGATGATCTTCAAAGTTGGGTACCATGGAAATACGTAGATGTTGTCAGGAatttaaaatggattaaaaaagtaatttcctaTATAAAAGAATCACCAAGATCTCGAATACCTTTCGGTGAAGAAAATAGGATCGATTCTCCTGACACCATCCATGGAAATTATCAAG GACAGAATTCATGGAGTAAAATAGATGATAATAAGAGTCCTCGAGTTGCTGTTAATAAATGTTTTCTAAATGGCGATGGGACAGTTTTTTGTGAGAATCAAGGTATTTTGCCagggaattaa